The Rhodococcus sp. B50 DNA window CGACTACTTCACGTCACCGCACATCACCCATCACTACGACCGGCAGGTCGCCGGTGAGGGAATCGAGTCGTTGCTCGCGGTGCCGGTCGTGGTGCGCGGACGCACCCGCGCTGCGATCTACGGCGGGTTGAGGGTCAACCGGCCGATCGGCGATGTGGTCGCGGAGAAGGTCGTGCGGTCGGCTGCGGATCTCGCGCGGGAGATCGAGATCCGCGACGAGGTCGACCGACGGGTGTCGCTGATCGAGAACACTCGTGGCGCGCACGTCGAATCCGTTCCGATTGCCGTCTCCGAGGCGCTGACGGAATGTCTCGTCGCACTGCGGGCGATCGCGGCGCGCACCGACGACCCGGCGATCAGGGAACAGGTGCGGAACGTCGAGGAGACACTGGCCCGGGCACACAGCGGTGCGTCGCAGCCGCGGACGCACCTGACCGCTCGCGAGCACGACGTGCTGAGCCATGTGGCCCTGGGTTGCCGCAACGCGGAGATCGCCGATCGGTTGTCGCTGAGCGTGGAGACGGTCAAGACCTATCTGCGCAATGCGATGGACAAGCTCGATGTGTGCAGCAGGCACGAAGCGGTCGTCGAAGCGCGCCGGCAGGGACTACTGCCCTGATCGACTGCGGTCCTGATCACCGCGGCGCAGTCGCCGGAAGAACTCGCGGATCGCGCGCAGCGCGCGCCGGAACCTCGTCTCGGTCGCGGGACGCTCGAGGACGTCGGTGCCTGCCGGGGTGGGAAGCCGGACGGGCCAGCTGTCGTCGACGTCGACGACTTCGCG harbors:
- a CDS encoding response regulator transcription factor, giving the protein MDVAVPGVLRPDDLDTLRATLRDLKSTTELPVLFGGAVQGSDVVLSGFVGTRGRVLRNLVIAAERGLGGRVVVEQRPGAVADYFTSPHITHHYDRQVAGEGIESLLAVPVVVRGRTRAAIYGGLRVNRPIGDVVAEKVVRSAADLAREIEIRDEVDRRVSLIENTRGAHVESVPIAVSEALTECLVALRAIAARTDDPAIREQVRNVEETLARAHSGASQPRTHLTAREHDVLSHVALGCRNAEIADRLSLSVETVKTYLRNAMDKLDVCSRHEAVVEARRQGLLP